One window of Phycisphaeraceae bacterium genomic DNA carries:
- a CDS encoding response regulator, with product MPDKPRRAILDTPTSEPKPAGSVSRDNLPSATRPPISDIRAAALLESLGEGVALVDLHGELIWANTAIDQLPENIRERLKRLCKREVEKRKSATIALAADTSYEISDLPPGSTAHTEPSRIYSVDFHACPGAQCKPTPGSSPNCTLAVVVRDQTRDRLTARRLRAVDRAGRDLLRIDREAVLKLEAQERLKQLETKIVGYAHDLLKFDHFAIRLLDKHTNKLELIISYGLPPEAAELDVYASETGSGIAGWVAAKGESFICGDALDDNRFLALCEGARSSLVVPMKQFGQVVGVMDVESLTPNAFTGEDLRFTRIFARSVAMAIHLLDLLVAERSTTNKAVSGQMAGEIREPLDDIIAAIGNMRSSHESDTIAVEQLDRILKDVESIKSRTKALSAGPQTLLGVEQAMVQCKDDPIINGLRVLIADDTAQIRRLIGDVLRKRNAEVIICESGSEAIERLRVMDGQRLDLVLSDISMKKPNGEPDRNGYEVFAAAKRRFPDVPVILMTGFGYDPHHSIVRASQEGLAATLFKPFQVERLLTEIRKAVTGDGKKK from the coding sequence ATGCCCGACAAACCACGACGTGCGATTCTTGATACCCCGACAAGCGAGCCGAAGCCGGCTGGCTCGGTCTCCCGTGATAATTTACCATCTGCCACCCGTCCTCCTATCTCCGACATCCGCGCGGCCGCTCTGCTTGAATCCCTCGGAGAGGGGGTTGCACTTGTCGATTTGCACGGCGAACTCATCTGGGCGAATACTGCGATCGACCAACTCCCCGAAAACATCCGAGAACGGCTGAAACGTCTATGCAAACGCGAGGTTGAGAAGCGAAAAAGCGCAACTATTGCGCTCGCAGCAGATACTTCCTATGAAATCAGCGACCTTCCACCGGGAAGCACTGCACACACAGAGCCTTCACGCATCTACTCCGTCGATTTCCATGCGTGCCCTGGAGCACAATGCAAACCAACACCGGGCAGCAGCCCAAACTGCACGCTCGCTGTGGTTGTTCGGGATCAGACGCGAGATCGACTGACTGCCCGCAGGCTCCGGGCTGTCGATCGAGCTGGACGCGATCTGCTCCGGATCGACCGTGAAGCGGTGCTCAAACTGGAAGCACAAGAACGGCTGAAACAACTCGAAACCAAGATCGTTGGGTACGCCCACGATCTACTCAAGTTTGATCACTTTGCTATCCGGCTCCTTGACAAGCATACAAACAAGCTTGAGCTGATTATCTCGTACGGGCTCCCACCCGAAGCTGCCGAGCTTGATGTCTATGCATCCGAGACCGGGAGCGGCATTGCGGGCTGGGTTGCAGCGAAGGGTGAGAGCTTCATCTGTGGTGACGCACTCGATGACAACCGGTTCCTTGCCCTGTGCGAGGGTGCCCGTTCATCACTGGTCGTTCCGATGAAGCAGTTTGGTCAGGTTGTCGGCGTGATGGATGTAGAGTCCCTCACGCCGAACGCGTTTACTGGGGAAGATCTTCGGTTCACACGCATCTTTGCGCGCTCTGTCGCGATGGCTATCCATCTGCTTGATCTTCTCGTCGCAGAGCGATCCACAACCAACAAAGCCGTGTCCGGGCAGATGGCGGGAGAAATCCGCGAGCCACTCGATGACATCATCGCAGCCATTGGAAACATGCGATCGTCGCACGAATCAGATACGATTGCTGTCGAACAACTCGATCGCATCCTGAAAGATGTTGAGAGTATCAAGTCTCGTACCAAGGCACTCTCGGCTGGCCCTCAGACGCTTCTGGGTGTCGAGCAGGCAATGGTGCAATGCAAGGACGATCCAATCATCAACGGCCTGCGCGTGCTGATTGCTGATGACACCGCGCAGATCCGCAGGCTGATCGGCGATGTACTTCGCAAACGAAACGCCGAAGTTATTATCTGTGAATCGGGCTCGGAAGCAATCGAGAGACTCAGGGTAATGGACGGGCAAAGGCTGGATCTTGTACTCTCCGATATCTCCATGAAGAAACCGAACGGCGAGCCGGATCGCAATGGATACGAGGTCTTCGCCGCGGCCAAACGCAGATTCCCTGATGTCCCTGTTATCCTGATGACCGGGTTCGGGTACGACCCCCACCACTCGATCGTGCGTGCATCACAGGAAGGGCTTGCAGCGACACTCTTCAAACCGTTTCAGGTTGAACGACTGCTTACTGAGATTCGCAAGGCTGTCACTGGCGATGGGAAAAAGAAATAG
- a CDS encoding ABC transporter ATP-binding protein: MIDVRQVSKSFGRVRAVREVSFDVAKGQVAGLLGANGAGKTTTIRMITGFFPPDAGSVSISGHDVLTQSGKARSKLGYLPEAAPAYVEMPTKEYLFFRGRLQGLYGGKLRKAVRKAMDQCDLHEMRRRRVGHLSKGYRQRVGLAAAILHNPPVLILDEPTNGLDPTQIRQARSMIRELSQDRAVLMSSHILPEIELTCDRVIIMSGGRVEASGTIPELVSQSGASGPIVIELRAEANVASERIIDKMKTIAGVTGVVEEHLDEKDSRWCRLRIDRDALAPVQPERIARCAVDMGCSIRQLSGRQRSLESVFVDVIERARSEADA, translated from the coding sequence ATGATTGATGTCAGGCAGGTCAGTAAATCGTTTGGTCGTGTGCGTGCAGTGCGCGAGGTGAGCTTTGACGTGGCCAAGGGGCAGGTTGCTGGGCTGCTTGGAGCCAATGGTGCAGGCAAAACAACGACAATTCGCATGATTACAGGCTTTTTTCCGCCAGATGCAGGCTCTGTGTCCATTTCTGGGCACGATGTGCTGACCCAGTCTGGCAAGGCGAGGAGCAAGCTGGGGTACCTGCCTGAAGCGGCACCAGCCTATGTCGAGATGCCGACAAAGGAGTATCTCTTTTTCAGGGGGCGATTGCAGGGGCTCTATGGCGGAAAACTACGAAAAGCCGTTCGCAAGGCGATGGACCAATGCGATCTGCACGAGATGCGCCGACGGCGTGTCGGCCATCTTTCCAAGGGGTATCGCCAGCGCGTGGGGCTCGCTGCTGCGATTTTACATAACCCGCCGGTACTGATTCTCGATGAGCCGACGAACGGGCTTGACCCGACACAGATCCGTCAAGCGCGATCGATGATCCGCGAGCTTTCACAGGATCGTGCTGTCCTGATGAGTTCGCACATCCTCCCGGAGATCGAACTGACGTGCGATCGGGTGATCATTATGTCCGGAGGCAGGGTGGAAGCATCAGGCACAATCCCTGAACTGGTATCGCAGTCTGGGGCATCCGGTCCGATCGTCATCGAACTGCGCGCTGAAGCCAATGTTGCCAGCGAGCGCATCATCGACAAAATGAAAACGATCGCGGGTGTGACCGGTGTTGTTGAGGAACATCTCGATGAAAAGGATTCCCGCTGGTGCAGACTGCGTATTGATCGCGATGCGCTCGCACCAGTGCAGCCGGAGCGTATTGCGCGATGTGCAGTTGATATGGGGTGCTCGATCCGTCAGTTGTCAGGCCGCCAGCGTTCGCTTGAGAGTGTGTTTGTCGATGTGATTGAGCGTGCACGATCGGAGGCTGACGCATGA
- a CDS encoding ABC transporter permease subunit, with translation MRRAVVIAQREFSSLFRVPVGWVVISLYLFMTGVLFVGLIAKPGSIATMSTLFSVSAWLLLPIAPAISMRLFAEETRLGTIEPLMTCPVSDVSVVLGKFLGACAFLVAMFAPTGLYVAILHVISNPAPDPGPIIAGYASVVLLGMFYISLGMLVSSLTSNQTLAYLGALLTLLLILIATETLSNMDLVTDQVKQILYALSIPARLRDFADGLIDTTHIVFFCSVTVLMLVLTTLSLESRRWR, from the coding sequence ATGAGACGAGCTGTTGTGATTGCTCAGCGTGAGTTCTCGTCGCTCTTCCGTGTGCCGGTGGGCTGGGTTGTGATCTCGTTGTACCTGTTTATGACGGGTGTGCTGTTCGTTGGGCTTATTGCAAAGCCGGGATCGATTGCGACCATGAGCACACTGTTTTCTGTATCCGCGTGGCTGCTGCTCCCAATTGCGCCAGCGATTTCGATGCGTTTGTTTGCAGAAGAGACGCGTCTTGGCACGATCGAGCCGCTGATGACGTGCCCGGTGTCAGATGTCAGTGTTGTGCTGGGCAAGTTTCTCGGCGCCTGCGCATTTCTCGTTGCGATGTTTGCTCCAACGGGGCTGTACGTTGCAATCCTGCATGTGATATCAAATCCTGCGCCCGACCCCGGTCCAATTATTGCAGGATACGCAAGTGTGGTGCTGCTGGGTATGTTCTACATCTCGCTGGGTATGCTGGTGTCGTCGCTGACGTCAAACCAGACGCTCGCGTACCTGGGTGCGTTGTTGACGTTGCTGCTGATACTTATTGCAACCGAGACGCTTTCCAACATGGATCTCGTGACAGATCAGGTCAAGCAGATTCTCTACGCGTTGTCCATCCCCGCGCGGCTTCGCGACTTTGCCGATGGATTGATCGACACGACGCACATCGTGTTCTTCTGTTCGGTCACTGTGCTGATGCTGGTGCTGACCACGCTCAGTCTTGAGAGCAGGAGGTGGCGATGA
- the rho gene encoding transcription termination factor Rho, translating to MARTTTTKKKTTRKRSTKKAEGDADLSASETPVVESKPEPKAAAVQEQPVPAHDAGADTNGSHGESSEGVNTGRRRRRRRNKQRNSAETPNGAPPNGQNTNRGPQQQHMRPKRPSMRSPTIDYSRLPSDEELEREAAEIERIVAAGSGETDALDVNMLQKMDMDDLRQLAKKEGLEEDAELTRHELVITLLKARAAAQGLMMGEGTLEIMQDGFGFLRNPESSYLHSPDDIYVSPSQVRRFGLRRGMVVKGLIRPPKESERYFALLRVDTINGKPHKEVGKIVPFEDLTPLHPEERFVLETTPDSIECRIIDLVAPIGKGQRALIVAPPRTGKTVLMQKMTQAISKNYPDVKIIVLLVDERPEEVTDFKRHVAKGVEVVASTFDEPSTRHVQVAEMVIEKARRMVEFGDDVVILLDSITRLGRAYNAEQPNSGKIMTGGIDSNALQRPKKFFGSARAIEGGGSLTIIGTALVDTGSKADQVIFEEFKGTGNSELHLDRKLMDKRIYPCIDIAASGTRREELLMDPKELELVYRLRKVLSDMNVVEAMEMLKSRLSKVKTNAEFLMTMSLG from the coding sequence ATGGCTCGTACGACAACAACAAAGAAAAAAACCACTCGCAAACGCAGCACCAAGAAGGCCGAGGGCGATGCTGACCTATCAGCATCCGAGACCCCAGTGGTCGAGTCAAAGCCCGAGCCCAAGGCTGCGGCTGTTCAGGAGCAGCCGGTACCTGCACACGATGCAGGTGCTGACACCAATGGTTCTCATGGGGAATCTTCAGAAGGGGTGAACACAGGCCGCCGCCGTCGTCGTCGTCGTAATAAGCAGCGCAACAGCGCTGAAACGCCGAATGGTGCACCACCAAACGGACAGAACACCAATCGCGGACCGCAGCAGCAGCACATGCGTCCCAAGCGCCCGAGCATGCGATCACCCACGATCGATTACTCGCGTCTGCCATCGGATGAGGAACTCGAGCGCGAAGCAGCCGAGATCGAGCGCATCGTTGCCGCAGGGTCAGGAGAGACGGACGCGCTTGACGTCAACATGCTCCAGAAGATGGACATGGATGATCTTCGCCAGCTTGCGAAGAAAGAAGGACTCGAAGAGGACGCCGAACTGACCCGCCATGAACTGGTCATTACGCTTCTGAAGGCCCGTGCTGCCGCGCAGGGCCTGATGATGGGCGAGGGAACGCTGGAAATCATGCAGGATGGATTTGGATTCCTGCGCAATCCAGAATCCAGCTACCTCCACAGCCCTGACGACATCTATGTCTCGCCCTCACAGGTGCGCAGGTTCGGGCTTCGTCGTGGCATGGTTGTCAAGGGACTCATCCGTCCGCCGAAAGAAAGCGAACGCTACTTCGCGCTGCTCCGTGTTGACACCATCAACGGCAAGCCACATAAAGAAGTTGGCAAGATCGTCCCCTTCGAGGATCTCACGCCTCTGCATCCCGAGGAACGGTTTGTCCTCGAAACAACACCCGACAGTATCGAGTGCCGCATCATCGATCTTGTTGCTCCAATTGGAAAAGGACAGCGCGCACTCATCGTTGCACCACCACGCACAGGCAAGACCGTGCTGATGCAGAAGATGACGCAGGCGATCAGCAAGAACTATCCCGATGTCAAGATCATTGTGCTGCTGGTTGACGAACGACCGGAAGAAGTCACCGACTTCAAACGCCACGTCGCAAAGGGTGTCGAGGTTGTTGCATCAACATTCGACGAGCCATCGACGCGGCACGTGCAGGTCGCTGAGATGGTTATCGAGAAAGCGCGGCGAATGGTGGAGTTTGGAGATGACGTTGTGATCCTGCTCGACTCGATCACACGTCTCGGACGGGCCTACAACGCCGAACAGCCGAACTCCGGCAAGATCATGACCGGCGGTATCGATTCCAATGCGCTCCAGCGCCCCAAGAAGTTTTTCGGCTCGGCTCGCGCGATCGAGGGCGGAGGCTCACTCACCATCATCGGTACCGCCCTTGTCGACACTGGGTCCAAGGCAGACCAGGTGATCTTCGAGGAGTTCAAAGGCACCGGCAACTCAGAACTCCACCTCGACCGCAAACTGATGGATAAACGTATCTACCCGTGCATTGACATTGCAGCATCGGGCACCCGCCGCGAGGAACTCCTCATGGACCCGAAAGAGCTGGAACTGGTCTACAGGCTCCGCAAGGTGCTCAGCGACATGAACGTGGTTGAGGCGATGGAAATGCTCAAAAGCCGCTTGAGCAAGGTCAAAACCAACGCCGAGTTCCTGATGACCATGTCACTTGGGTAG
- a CDS encoding dephospho-CoA kinase, whose translation MSNRTARLAGVRAVTRPAAAWLLAQWFLTCVCYAIGFACLRLVPQLTNQMEQLDELGSPSSLRSKLHVTLIVACACVLLYTLFRWLCIRYEFSSGTLRLSAGVLRRVHVAVPTDRMQDVVSRQSVFERIFGLASVTVSTASGRTVTLRSLDSWQRIERALRRMMGTGTRTVVLMSAKAQEPTTHKRPPVIGLAGGIGSGKSTVARAFADLGCVISDSDAQTREMLAQQSTIDTLVSWWGKDILASDGTINRAAVAAIVFNDETQRRRLEHFIHPKLHKARAALLAESQARAVVVDAPLLFEAGVDKECDAVVFVDCPQETRLERVKRSRHWTEDDLARRESAQMPLQQKRERCRFVIENSDHVTQTDLRHAAERVLKALAATKS comes from the coding sequence ATGAGCAATCGCACCGCGCGACTGGCGGGGGTGCGCGCGGTGACAAGGCCCGCTGCAGCATGGCTGCTTGCACAATGGTTTCTCACTTGTGTGTGCTACGCGATCGGCTTCGCATGCTTGCGACTCGTTCCACAACTCACAAATCAGATGGAGCAACTCGATGAACTTGGAAGTCCATCCTCACTGCGGAGCAAGCTCCACGTCACTTTGATTGTTGCGTGCGCGTGCGTGCTGCTGTATACGCTTTTTCGCTGGCTCTGTATCAGGTACGAGTTCAGTTCGGGGACATTGCGACTCTCGGCTGGGGTTCTAAGACGAGTACATGTCGCCGTTCCAACAGACCGGATGCAGGATGTGGTGTCTCGACAATCCGTCTTTGAACGTATTTTCGGGCTTGCGAGCGTCACTGTCTCAACCGCATCAGGAAGAACAGTCACGCTGCGGAGTCTTGATTCATGGCAGCGGATTGAACGTGCGTTGCGAAGAATGATGGGCACAGGAACCCGTACTGTTGTCTTAATGAGCGCCAAAGCACAAGAACCCACGACGCACAAGCGACCACCTGTCATCGGGCTTGCGGGTGGTATCGGTTCGGGCAAGTCTACCGTTGCGAGAGCCTTTGCAGATCTGGGGTGTGTGATCTCAGATTCGGATGCACAGACACGCGAGATGCTCGCACAGCAATCAACCATCGACACACTCGTCTCGTGGTGGGGAAAGGACATTCTCGCATCGGACGGAACAATCAACCGCGCAGCTGTCGCAGCGATTGTGTTCAATGATGAAACACAGCGACGGCGGCTTGAACACTTCATCCACCCAAAGCTGCACAAAGCCCGTGCGGCACTTCTCGCAGAATCGCAAGCTCGTGCAGTTGTCGTTGATGCACCGCTGCTCTTTGAGGCAGGAGTTGACAAGGAATGCGATGCGGTCGTCTTCGTTGATTGCCCGCAAGAAACACGTCTTGAGCGCGTGAAACGATCCCGTCACTGGACCGAGGACGATCTTGCCCGACGTGAATCCGCTCAAATGCCACTTCAACAGAAGCGCGAACGATGCAGATTTGTCATTGAGAACTCGGATCATGTAACTCAAACAGACCTGCGGCACGCAGCTGAACGCGTGCTGAAAGCATTGGCAGCGACCAAGAGCTAA
- a CDS encoding hypoxanthine phosphoribosyltransferase, whose product MSADETTPSPEPHQAVDAHSNGFGTVLIPAHEIQNRVKDLGRQVATDIAQDVGRTPGPVVIVPVMTGAMVFTADLIRAMPIDMSIGIVGVTSYPGTSMESRGATLQSELPSNLGGAHVLVIDDVLDSGRTLELVRTLISQQSPASLRTCVLLDKPGAKRAADIHADYVGFEIPNVFVVGYGLDFADRFRNLPEVRRLPDNFASLDSATSDTSS is encoded by the coding sequence ATGTCTGCTGACGAGACAACCCCTTCACCAGAACCTCACCAAGCTGTTGATGCCCACAGCAATGGATTCGGCACTGTGCTGATTCCTGCACATGAGATCCAGAACCGTGTGAAAGATCTTGGCAGGCAGGTAGCAACTGACATCGCTCAGGATGTTGGAAGAACGCCCGGCCCGGTTGTCATTGTGCCCGTGATGACAGGCGCCATGGTGTTCACAGCAGACCTGATCCGAGCAATGCCGATCGACATGAGCATTGGCATTGTCGGTGTCACGAGTTATCCAGGCACATCGATGGAGTCGCGCGGCGCCACACTCCAGAGCGAACTGCCGAGCAATCTCGGCGGCGCACACGTGCTTGTCATTGACGATGTGCTCGACTCGGGTAGGACACTCGAACTGGTACGCACGCTGATATCGCAGCAATCACCAGCAAGCCTGCGCACATGCGTGCTGCTGGATAAGCCGGGCGCCAAGCGTGCAGCAGATATCCACGCGGATTACGTTGGATTCGAGATCCCAAATGTCTTTGTCGTAGGATACGGGCTCGACTTCGCCGACAGGTTTCGAAATCTCCCGGAAGTGCGAAGGCTTCCAGACAACTTTGCCTCTCTTGACAGCGCAACATCGGATACCTCGTCATGA
- a CDS encoding choice-of-anchor B family protein, whose translation MKTRNALSAAALLAVLAGGTFVTSSTADDGNKKLLARERPVHAPMFRAAFDDEPAEAFAASNTELLAWLPLNSFPNDNAAGNDCWGYVSPSGREYAIMGLEKGFGFVEITQPDAPVIVGYVEGPSSVWHDIKVVGHYAYGVSEGGAGVQVVDLSNIDNGEVRHVKNKSQAGHSTTHNIAANTDSGYLYLCGANFANGGLVALSIEDPENPTIVGAWSDMYVHDAQIVSYTEGKFAGREIAFCASGFGNGSGDTGLRIVDVTDKNNMHTISTGFWENDQYSHQCWLTEDKQYLYVNDELDEEAYGYTTRTRVFDVSDVENPVFVGNFSSGVDAIDHNLYVRDGLVFEANYRSGLRVFDASNPAEPTQIAYFDSYPSNDKAQFNGAWSVYPFFPSGTVIVSDIERGLFVLKVDALSDAKAVAVSSIAK comes from the coding sequence ATGAAGACACGCAACGCACTTTCCGCCGCTGCCCTGCTCGCGGTTCTCGCAGGCGGCACGTTTGTCACATCTTCGACTGCGGATGACGGCAACAAGAAGTTGCTCGCGCGTGAGCGCCCTGTGCATGCACCGATGTTCCGTGCAGCATTTGATGATGAGCCCGCAGAAGCGTTTGCTGCAAGTAACACCGAACTTCTTGCGTGGCTTCCCCTGAACTCGTTCCCCAACGATAACGCTGCAGGCAACGACTGCTGGGGATACGTCTCGCCATCCGGTCGCGAATACGCGATCATGGGTCTTGAGAAAGGGTTTGGGTTTGTTGAGATCACCCAGCCTGATGCACCCGTGATCGTCGGCTACGTTGAAGGTCCCTCCAGCGTCTGGCACGACATCAAGGTTGTCGGCCACTACGCCTATGGCGTGTCCGAGGGTGGCGCTGGCGTGCAGGTCGTTGACCTGTCCAACATTGACAATGGAGAAGTTCGCCACGTCAAGAACAAGTCGCAGGCAGGCCACTCCACAACACACAATATCGCTGCAAACACAGATTCAGGCTACCTGTATCTGTGCGGTGCCAACTTCGCTAATGGCGGTCTCGTCGCACTCAGCATTGAAGACCCCGAGAATCCAACCATCGTCGGCGCGTGGTCAGACATGTACGTCCACGATGCACAGATTGTCTCCTATACAGAAGGCAAGTTCGCGGGTCGTGAGATCGCGTTCTGTGCGAGTGGTTTCGGTAACGGCTCGGGCGACACGGGTCTGCGCATCGTTGACGTCACCGACAAAAACAACATGCACACCATCAGCACAGGATTCTGGGAAAATGACCAGTACTCTCACCAGTGCTGGCTGACCGAGGACAAGCAGTACCTCTATGTGAACGACGAACTTGACGAAGAGGCATACGGGTACACAACCCGCACGCGTGTATTTGACGTCTCAGACGTTGAGAATCCGGTGTTCGTCGGCAACTTCTCCTCCGGTGTCGATGCGATCGACCACAATCTATATGTAAGAGATGGTCTGGTCTTTGAAGCGAACTACCGCTCCGGGCTTCGTGTGTTTGATGCGTCAAACCCGGCTGAGCCGACCCAGATCGCTTACTTCGATTCTTACCCCTCAAATGACAAGGCGCAGTTCAACGGCGCATGGAGCGTGTACCCGTTCTTCCCGTCAGGCACAGTCATCGTGTCCGATATCGAGCGAGGACTCTTCGTTCTGAAGGTTGATGCCCTGAGCGACGCCAAGGCGGTCGCTGTCTCCAGCATCGCCAAGTAA
- a CDS encoding carboxypeptidase M32: protein MSPTAAPTQISTSFKELCDLMHEIAAIRSIGALVSWDQETYLRPRGHEYRAEQSGYLAKLAHEKKTHPRIGELLATCAQDEAVTSDARIAADLREMQRDYDLATKLPSDLVEELAKVGSQSQEVWKVARQKSDFAMFSPWLTKMTDLSIRKAECYGAPAGGELYDALLDEYEPGATAKEIEAVFTPLRSKLAALIGDLTSNGTPPDTSMLDTQIDADLQHEFGQLVLRAMGFDLDAGRLDTTTHPFCSGVAPGDTRLTTRYRDEHFTDALYGTMHEGGHGLYEQGLPKLESDAYGSIHGRPLAEDAGMGIHESQSRMWENFVGRSHAFWSWVLPHANFIMGNALTKYSADQLYRATNTCTPSLIRVESDEATYNLHIMLRFQIERALFRKELKATDVPSVWNTTFKEMFGLEVPDDRRGCLQDVHWAFGLMGYFPTYCLGNLYAAQFWETAKEQITDLEGKIAKGEMLELRDWLKSNIHQYGRQYPAAELCQRITGKPLSADPLLRHLEGKLRPIYGV from the coding sequence ATGTCCCCCACCGCTGCACCAACACAGATTTCAACATCGTTCAAGGAACTCTGCGATCTTATGCACGAGATCGCAGCTATTCGGTCCATCGGCGCACTCGTGTCATGGGACCAGGAGACCTATCTGCGACCACGCGGGCACGAGTACCGCGCTGAGCAGTCCGGATATCTCGCCAAGCTCGCGCACGAGAAGAAAACACATCCTCGCATCGGCGAGCTGCTCGCTACGTGCGCACAAGACGAAGCTGTCACGAGCGACGCACGAATCGCTGCCGATCTGCGCGAGATGCAGCGCGACTACGACCTTGCAACGAAGCTGCCCTCTGACCTCGTCGAGGAACTGGCCAAGGTCGGCTCGCAATCGCAAGAGGTCTGGAAGGTCGCACGTCAGAAGTCCGACTTTGCGATGTTCTCGCCGTGGCTGACGAAGATGACCGACCTCTCTATCCGCAAGGCGGAGTGCTACGGCGCGCCAGCTGGCGGCGAACTCTACGACGCGTTGCTTGACGAGTACGAGCCCGGCGCAACCGCGAAGGAAATCGAGGCGGTCTTTACACCATTGCGAAGCAAGCTCGCTGCGCTCATTGGCGACCTCACCTCTAATGGCACGCCACCCGACACGTCCATGCTCGATACACAGATCGATGCGGATCTCCAGCACGAGTTCGGGCAGTTGGTGCTCCGCGCCATGGGATTCGATCTCGACGCGGGAAGACTCGATACCACAACACATCCGTTCTGCTCGGGTGTCGCGCCGGGCGACACACGCCTGACGACGCGGTATCGCGACGAACACTTCACCGACGCGCTCTACGGCACCATGCACGAGGGCGGGCACGGGCTGTATGAGCAGGGCCTGCCGAAGCTCGAGTCAGACGCATACGGCTCGATCCACGGGCGCCCGCTCGCTGAAGACGCGGGCATGGGTATCCACGAGTCGCAATCACGCATGTGGGAGAACTTCGTCGGTCGCTCGCACGCGTTCTGGTCGTGGGTGCTTCCGCACGCGAACTTCATCATGGGCAATGCGCTGACAAAGTACTCTGCAGACCAGCTCTACCGCGCGACGAACACATGCACGCCGTCGCTCATCCGTGTTGAATCAGACGAAGCAACATACAATCTGCACATCATGCTGCGTTTCCAGATCGAACGCGCACTGTTCCGCAAGGAACTCAAAGCAACCGATGTCCCCAGCGTGTGGAACACAACCTTCAAGGAGATGTTCGGTTTGGAGGTGCCCGACGATCGCCGCGGATGCCTGCAGGATGTGCACTGGGCATTCGGACTGATGGGGTACTTCCCAACGTACTGCCTCGGAAACCTGTACGCGGCCCAGTTCTGGGAGACCGCGAAGGAACAGATCACCGATCTCGAAGGAAAGATCGCAAAGGGCGAGATGCTCGAACTCCGCGACTGGCTCAAATCCAACATCCACCAGTACGGGCGCCAGTATCCGGCTGCTGAGTTATGCCAGCGTATCACGGGCAAACCGCTCTCAGCCGATCCGCTCCTGCGCCATCTGGAAGGAAAACTCCGCCCAATTTACGGCGTGTGA
- a CDS encoding 16S rRNA (uracil(1498)-N(3))-methyltransferase, producing the protein MHSILLPTFPHEPGAVVRIEGDEAKHAVRSKRLEVGHVVQLLDGAGTIAQCVIHEIIKDKKLGWIVDVKIEHIAQHERLTPKLHVIAAGAKGDRLEHMIDGLSQVGVASWHSLVSIRTVVEPREGKLDRLRRVAEESCKQSGRPWLMDIGDLLAFEDVADTFPDAHIVIADASGTCYADIAPPNTSHPIVLLIGPEGGWDERELQYAREQNWAVVSFGHHIMRIETAAVAASAIILDHHRL; encoded by the coding sequence ATGCATTCAATCCTGCTACCAACCTTCCCACACGAGCCCGGCGCTGTTGTGCGCATCGAGGGCGACGAAGCCAAGCACGCGGTGCGGTCGAAGCGCCTCGAAGTCGGTCACGTGGTGCAACTGCTCGATGGTGCAGGCACAATCGCGCAGTGCGTCATCCATGAGATCATCAAGGACAAGAAACTCGGCTGGATTGTTGACGTAAAGATCGAGCACATCGCGCAGCACGAGCGGCTCACACCGAAGTTGCATGTTATTGCAGCAGGCGCAAAGGGCGATCGACTCGAGCACATGATCGACGGATTGAGTCAGGTCGGAGTTGCAAGTTGGCACTCACTCGTCAGCATCCGCACAGTCGTTGAGCCTCGCGAGGGAAAGCTCGACCGCCTGCGTCGCGTCGCTGAAGAAAGCTGCAAACAGTCAGGCAGGCCGTGGCTCATGGACATCGGTGACCTGCTCGCGTTCGAGGACGTCGCAGATACGTTCCCGGATGCGCACATTGTCATTGCTGACGCATCCGGAACTTGCTACGCGGACATCGCACCACCGAATACATCACATCCCATCGTGCTGCTGATCGGCCCCGAGGGCGGATGGGACGAGCGGGAACTGCAGTACGCACGCGAGCAGAACTGGGCTGTCGTGTCGTTTGGACACCACATCATGCGGATCGAAACCGCTGCTGTTGCCGCGTCAGCCATCATCCTCGACCATCACAGACTATAA